A window from Myxococcus fulvus encodes these proteins:
- the gltG gene encoding adventurous gliding motility protein GltG — MAVPLTLKVFKGETLVTSKDYERDIIKIGRLSSAHLCLEDEKVSRIHSVIEVAGDGSMSIIDMGSVEGTYVNDKRVNKGQLSFGDRIRVGGTTIHLENPAAVAAVNLAVAAASTDATTEKNPVLAAGAPAAGLAQAAAVAAEPEAPAPAAAASTGALDASVAATQKNAIVAPEEEPAPVAREAAEEAAPRARTVKRSKSSGPQGVALRFSWGDQRVGEFFVGPGAKRVVAVGSAAGVDFVMGDAKLGGPRFEVLRTDGQSFTVRFTGKMKGELVRKGDTQELKAVIESGKASHEGDAYTLTLDAEDFFWVDLGGVTMEAVFQSVPKRVVAPLGESLDYTALNIFLVMFFAATAFVITAMNRTGEGDEYADELSANSARIAKLIIKPPEVQKNKFLERLNQQKEAKKSGEMAAKSRGDEGQMGKKDAPKTNNRTAPKGDPNKKDEARALTAKIFGGGKGGISTVFGSKGLGGDLKSAMGNMFGAKAGNSGGFGGLGLRGSGGGGGGTGDTVGIGGIGTKGRGGGTGSYGTGVGVLGGKSSVDVGITSSDPEVMGSLDKELIRKVIQANRAQIRYCYESMLNRFPKLGGKVAVKFVITATGTVASSSVAQSTAGNAELETCVAGRVRTWKFPEPKGGGVVVVTYPFIFKQSGE; from the coding sequence ATGGCCGTTCCGCTGACACTCAAGGTCTTCAAGGGCGAGACGTTGGTCACGTCCAAGGACTACGAGCGCGACATCATCAAGATTGGCCGTCTGTCCTCGGCGCACCTGTGCCTTGAGGACGAGAAGGTCAGCCGCATCCACTCCGTCATCGAGGTCGCCGGCGACGGCTCCATGTCCATCATCGACATGGGCAGCGTCGAGGGCACGTACGTCAACGACAAGCGGGTCAACAAGGGCCAGCTCTCGTTCGGTGACAGGATTCGCGTGGGTGGGACGACCATCCACCTGGAGAACCCGGCCGCCGTGGCCGCGGTGAACCTGGCCGTCGCCGCCGCGAGCACCGACGCCACCACGGAGAAGAACCCCGTGCTGGCCGCGGGCGCTCCGGCCGCGGGGCTCGCGCAGGCCGCCGCCGTGGCCGCGGAGCCCGAGGCCCCCGCTCCGGCCGCCGCCGCGAGCACGGGCGCGCTGGATGCCTCCGTCGCCGCCACGCAGAAGAACGCCATCGTGGCTCCCGAAGAAGAGCCCGCTCCCGTGGCCCGCGAGGCCGCCGAGGAGGCCGCGCCGCGCGCTCGCACCGTGAAGCGCTCCAAGTCGAGCGGTCCGCAGGGCGTGGCGCTGCGCTTCTCCTGGGGCGATCAGCGGGTGGGCGAGTTCTTCGTGGGCCCCGGCGCCAAGCGCGTCGTGGCGGTGGGCAGCGCCGCGGGCGTCGACTTCGTCATGGGCGACGCCAAGCTGGGCGGCCCGCGCTTCGAGGTGCTCCGCACCGACGGCCAGTCCTTCACCGTGCGCTTCACCGGCAAGATGAAGGGCGAGCTGGTCCGCAAGGGCGACACGCAGGAGCTCAAGGCGGTCATCGAGTCCGGCAAGGCCTCGCACGAGGGTGACGCGTACACGCTCACGCTCGACGCGGAGGACTTCTTCTGGGTGGACCTGGGCGGCGTGACGATGGAGGCCGTCTTCCAGTCGGTCCCCAAGCGCGTCGTGGCGCCGCTGGGCGAGTCGCTGGACTACACCGCGCTCAACATCTTCCTGGTGATGTTCTTCGCGGCCACCGCGTTCGTCATCACCGCGATGAACCGCACCGGCGAGGGCGACGAGTACGCGGACGAGCTGTCCGCGAACTCCGCGCGCATCGCCAAGCTCATCATCAAGCCGCCCGAGGTGCAGAAGAACAAGTTCCTCGAGCGCCTCAATCAGCAGAAGGAGGCGAAGAAGAGCGGCGAGATGGCGGCCAAGAGCCGCGGTGACGAGGGTCAGATGGGCAAGAAGGACGCGCCCAAGACCAACAACCGCACCGCGCCCAAGGGCGACCCGAACAAGAAGGACGAGGCGCGCGCGCTGACCGCCAAGATCTTCGGCGGCGGCAAGGGCGGCATCTCCACCGTCTTCGGCAGCAAGGGCCTGGGCGGCGACCTGAAGAGCGCCATGGGCAACATGTTCGGCGCCAAGGCGGGCAACTCGGGCGGCTTCGGCGGCCTGGGCCTGCGCGGCTCTGGCGGTGGCGGCGGCGGCACGGGTGACACCGTGGGCATCGGCGGCATCGGCACCAAGGGCCGCGGCGGTGGCACCGGCAGCTACGGCACCGGCGTGGGCGTGCTGGGTGGCAAGTCCAGCGTGGACGTGGGCATCACCTCGTCCGACCCGGAGGTCATGGGCTCCTTGGACAAGGAACTCATCCGCAAGGTCATCCAGGCCAACCGCGCGCAGATCCGCTACTGCTACGAGAGCATGCTCAACCGCTTCCCGAAGCTGGGCGGCAAGGTGGCGGTGAAGTTCGTCATCACGGCCACCGGCACCGTGGCGTCGTCCTCGGTGGCGCAGTCCACGGCGGGCAACGCGGAGCTGGAGACGTGTGTGGCGGGCCGCGTGCGCACCTGGAAGTTCCCCGAGCCCAAGGGTGGTGGCGTGGTGGTCGTCACCTATCCGTTCATCTTCAAGCAGTCCGGCGAGTAG
- the gltE gene encoding adventurous gliding motility TPR repeat lipoprotein GltE — protein MNRTTRTMRLFPLLAAAALIAAGCSSSKATGPAAPSKGPVAKAPTDAPPPTISNTAKARFEDAVKSFDTQKKAKAFDYPALERKFKSALESDANLAEAEYNLGVIAERQGNTTEAKARYKAALTKKPSLRQASENLAVMEQNAGNVAGAVALYQEVLQRYPDDAQSRARLAEIYRQQNDHDKAMELSRGALMRDPASTTALKVMIRSYLDRKQLSMAKLVALRGVKLDGADPELHHLVGIIQLREGNADDARLSFKKALEAREDYVPSHVELAQLSLDAEDYPGAEEHLRRILQADGKNATAHLNLGLSYKGQGQYDKAMQEYDEAEKLDPELAAVSLNRAIILHKVKDAPERALELYKKYVAMAGDGVGLSGESPVFGLLREAETLVNAKREAAMAEQQAKKMEDLQKQQQSQMQAAEKKNQEKNQAPPPGGAVAPVAGSGTGAQATPAGGTPPPSPAPAPAPAEKKNAGTADPSEPGEPEDDLL, from the coding sequence ATGAACCGGACGACCCGTACCATGCGCCTGTTCCCCCTGCTGGCCGCCGCGGCGCTCATCGCCGCCGGCTGCTCCTCGTCCAAGGCCACCGGCCCCGCGGCTCCGTCCAAGGGCCCCGTCGCCAAGGCCCCCACGGACGCGCCGCCGCCGACCATCTCGAACACGGCCAAGGCCCGCTTCGAGGACGCGGTGAAGTCCTTCGACACGCAGAAGAAGGCCAAGGCGTTCGACTACCCGGCGCTGGAGCGCAAGTTCAAGTCGGCGCTGGAGTCCGACGCGAACCTGGCCGAGGCCGAGTACAACCTGGGCGTCATCGCCGAGCGCCAGGGCAACACCACCGAGGCCAAGGCCCGCTACAAGGCCGCGCTCACCAAGAAGCCCTCGCTGCGCCAGGCGTCGGAGAACCTGGCCGTCATGGAGCAGAACGCGGGCAACGTGGCGGGCGCCGTGGCCCTCTACCAGGAGGTCCTCCAGCGCTACCCGGATGACGCGCAGTCGCGCGCCCGTCTGGCGGAGATCTACCGGCAGCAGAACGACCACGACAAGGCGATGGAGCTGTCGCGCGGCGCGCTGATGCGCGACCCCGCGTCCACCACCGCGCTGAAGGTGATGATCCGCAGCTACCTGGACCGCAAGCAGCTCTCCATGGCGAAGCTGGTGGCGCTGCGCGGCGTGAAGCTGGACGGCGCGGACCCGGAGCTGCACCACCTGGTGGGCATCATCCAGCTGCGCGAGGGCAACGCGGACGACGCGCGGCTGTCCTTCAAGAAGGCGCTGGAGGCGCGCGAGGACTATGTCCCGTCGCACGTGGAGCTGGCCCAGCTGTCGCTCGACGCGGAGGACTACCCCGGCGCCGAGGAGCACCTGCGCCGCATCCTGCAGGCGGACGGGAAGAACGCCACCGCGCACCTGAACCTGGGCCTCTCCTACAAGGGCCAGGGGCAGTACGACAAGGCGATGCAGGAGTACGACGAGGCGGAGAAGCTCGACCCGGAGCTGGCGGCCGTGAGCCTCAACCGCGCCATCATCCTGCACAAGGTGAAGGACGCCCCCGAGCGCGCCCTGGAGCTCTACAAGAAGTACGTCGCCATGGCGGGTGACGGCGTGGGGCTCTCCGGTGAGTCCCCCGTCTTCGGCCTGCTGCGCGAGGCGGAGACCCTCGTCAACGCCAAGCGCGAGGCCGCCATGGCCGAGCAGCAGGCGAAGAAGATGGAGGACCTCCAGAAGCAGCAGCAGTCCCAGATGCAGGCCGCGGAGAAGAAGAACCAGGAGAAGAACCAGGCCCCGCCTCCGGGTGGCGCCGTGGCTCCGGTGGCGGGCTCCGGCACGGGCGCGCAGGCCACGCCCGCGGGTGGGACTCCCCCCCCGTCGCCCGCACCTGCTCCCGCGCCCGCGGAGAAGAAGAATGCAGGCACGGCGGATCCTTCCGAGCCGGGTGAGCCTGAAGACGACCTGCTGTGA
- the cglE gene encoding adventurous gliding motility protein CglE, whose product MKALAPIALCAAFVLPMAASAQQPPTTATGDRPATTFDEIERGFYFALLGGPLFVTNPPAAEGTPRPFSSGPMAQVEVGVDLGERISVGLFVMGSSIRTSAEYIGESGGAVSGDYSTFVPGAVLRARLVGLADSQEVKRTWFYVRAGAGYAMFSPKRLLPDSDILVFAGPGVEYYTRLRHFSVGLEVTGNYLVSGGSFGFAVAPNIRYAF is encoded by the coding sequence ATGAAAGCCCTCGCCCCCATTGCCCTGTGTGCCGCGTTCGTCCTCCCCATGGCCGCGAGCGCACAGCAACCACCCACCACGGCGACGGGTGACCGGCCCGCCACCACGTTCGATGAAATCGAGCGTGGCTTCTACTTCGCGCTGCTCGGCGGTCCGCTCTTCGTGACGAACCCGCCCGCCGCCGAGGGCACGCCCCGACCCTTCTCCTCCGGCCCCATGGCCCAGGTGGAGGTGGGCGTGGACCTGGGCGAGCGCATCTCCGTGGGCCTGTTCGTCATGGGCTCCAGCATCCGCACGAGCGCCGAGTACATCGGCGAGTCCGGTGGCGCGGTGTCCGGCGACTACTCCACCTTCGTCCCTGGCGCGGTGCTGCGCGCGCGTCTGGTGGGCCTGGCCGACAGCCAGGAGGTGAAGCGCACGTGGTTCTACGTCCGCGCGGGCGCGGGTTATGCGATGTTCTCGCCGAAGCGTCTCCTTCCGGATTCCGACATTCTTGTGTTTGCCGGGCCCGGAGTGGAGTACTACACACGGTTGCGCCACTTTTCCGTGGGGCTCGAGGTCACGGGGAACTACCTCGTTTCCGGAGGCTCGTTCGGATTCGCTGTGGCGCCGAACATTCGCTACGCGTTCTAG
- the cglF gene encoding adventurous gliding motility protein CglF yields MRKALMLCAVLSAATAFAQDDDAAKAAGGGAGDGNVRYSKTTSIDFEDDTIEGDLTKPDGEYIEARDKVKHSNLIRIREDFEDKVMQSVGEL; encoded by the coding sequence ATGCGGAAGGCTCTGATGCTGTGCGCGGTGCTCTCGGCGGCGACGGCGTTCGCCCAGGATGACGACGCCGCCAAGGCGGCGGGTGGTGGGGCTGGCGACGGCAATGTGCGCTACTCGAAGACGACCAGTATCGACTTCGAGGACGACACCATCGAAGGCGACCTCACCAAGCCGGACGGCGAGTACATCGAGGCGCGCGACAAGGTGAAGCACTCGAACCTCATCCGCATCCGCGAGGACTTCGAGGACAAGGTGATGCAGTCGGTGGGCGAGCTGTAA